A region from the Cyprinus carpio isolate SPL01 chromosome A8, ASM1834038v1, whole genome shotgun sequence genome encodes:
- the LOC109063570 gene encoding plasma membrane calcium-transporting ATPase 3-like isoform X6, with the protein MGDLGNSTVDFHPKKPGMDKEGHEGDFGVTVEELCSLMELRGAEALQKIQENYTDTETLCHRLKTSPADGLSDNPADLEKRRQVFGMNFIPPKKPKTFLQLVWEALQDVTLIILEIAAIISLGLSFYQPPGGEIEACGNVSSGAEDEGEAEAGWIEGAAILLSVFCVVLVTAFNDWSKEKQFRGLQSRIEQEQRFAVVRNGTVIQIPVAEMVVGDIAQIKYGDLLPADGVLIQGNDLKIDESSLTGESDHVSKSIDKDPMLLSGTHVMEGSGKMLVTAVGVNSQTGIIFTLLGAGEVEEEKKDCKKEVSSNSSTLLSSVEAKEHNIINGKQDGTLENNQNKAKKQDEAVAMEMQPLKSAEGGEVEEKEKKKTSVPKKEKSVLQGKLTKLAVQIGKAGLVMSAITVIILMLYFVIETFVIQGRVWLTECTPIYVQYFVKFFIIGVTVLVVAVPEGLPLAVTISLAYSVKKMMKDNNLVRHLDACETMGNATAICSDKTGTLTTNRMTVVQIYVGDQLFPDIPRPDQINPKTLELMTSAIAVNCAYTSKIMAADKEGGLPKQVGNKTECALLGLVLGLKQDYQAVREQIPEEKLYKVYTFNSVRKSMSTVLQMPDGSFRLYSKGASEILLRKCSFILGRDDEARAFRARDKDEMVKKVIEPMACDGLRTICIAYRELPADPMPDWENETDIVSNLTCITVVGIEDPVRPEVPEAIRKCQRAGITVRMVTGDNINTARAIAAKCGIIHPGDDFLCIEGKEFNRRIRNEKGEIEQERIDKIWPKLRVLARSSPTDKHTLVKGIIDSTTAEQRQVVAVTGDGTNDGPALKKADVGFAMGIAGTDVAKEASDIILTDDNFSSIVKAVMWGRNVYDSISKFLQFQLTVNVVAVIVAFTGACITQDSPLKAVQMLWVNLIMDTLASLALATEPPNEALLLRKPYGRNNPLISRTMMKNILGHAVYQLTIIFTLLFVGEKIFDIDSGRNAPLHAPPSEHYTIIFNTFVLMQLFNEINARKIHGERNVFDGIFSNPIFCSIVLGTFAIQIVIVQFGGKPFSCSPLNAEQWLWCLFVGMGELIWGQVISSVSTHQLKCLREAGHGPAPDEIMDEDLADDEDEIDHAERELRRGQILWFRGLNRIQTQMEVVSTFKRSGSFQGAVRRRSSVLSQLHDVTNNSTPSHVVLSTANATGAPGNPGGESFP; encoded by the exons ATGGGGGATCTGGGCAATAGCACGGTAGACTTCCACCCTAAGAAGCCGGGGATGGACAAAGAAGGTCATGAGGGAGATTTCGGGGTGACAGTTGAGGAGTTATGCTCGCTGATGGAACTCAGGGGAGCCGAGGCCCTGCAGAAGATCCAGGAGAACTACACAGATACAGAAACCCTCTGTCACAGACTCAAGACTTCACCTGCAGATG GATTATCAGACAATCCTGCGGACTTGGAGAAACGTCGGCAAGTGTTTGGAATGAACTTCATCCCTCCTAAGAAGCCCAAGACCTTCCTTCAGCTCGTGTGGGAGGCTCTACAGGATGTTACCCTCATAATCCTGGAAATAGCGGCTATTATTTCCCTCGGGCTGTCCTTTTACCAGCCACCAGGAGGGGAAATTGAAG cGTGTGGTAATGTAAGTTCAGGTGCGGAGGACGAGGGAGAGGCAGAGGCGGGCTGGATCGAGGGTGCAGCGATCCTGCTCTCTGTGTTCTGCGTGGTGCTGGTGACAGCGTTTAATGACTGGAGCAAAGAAAAGCAGTTCCGTGGCCTGCAGAGCCGTATCGAGCAGGAGCAACGCTTCGCTGTGGTGCGGAACGGCACGGTCATTCAAATCCCCGTGGCTGAGATGGTGGTGGGGGATATTGCCCAGATCAAATATG GCGACCTCCTGCCTGCGGATGGTGTTCTCATCCAAGGGAACGACCTCAAGATCGATGAAAGCTCCCTCACTGGAGAGTCTGATCACGTAAGCAAATCCATCGACAAGGATCCCATGCTGCTGTCAG GCACTCATGTAATGGAGGGCTCTGGGAAAATGTTGGTGACTGCTGTTGGTGTCAACTCTCAAACGGGCATCATCTTTACCCTCCTGGGGGCCGGAGAGGTGGAGGAAGAGAAGAAAGACTGCAAGAAAG AGGTCAGTAGTAATTCATCCACGCTGTTATCCAGTGTTGAAGCCAAAGAACACAACATCATAAATG GGAAACAAGACGGCACCCTGGAGAACAAtcaaaataaag CTAAGAAACAGGATGAGGCTGTTGCCATGGAGATGCAGCCTCTGAAGAGTGCAGAAGGTGGGGAAGtggaggaaaaagaaaagaaaaaaactagtGTGCCCAAGAAGGAGAAATCAGTTCTTCAGGGCAAACTCACCAAGCTGGCAGTGCAAATCGGGAAAGCAG GTCTGGTGATGTCCGCCATCACTGTGATTATCCTGATGCTGTACTTCGTGATCGAAACGTTTGTCATTCAGGGACGGGTCTGGTTGACAGAATGCACACCCATTTATGTGCAGTACTTTGTCAAATTCTTCATCATCGGAGTTACAGTTCTGGTGGTGGCTGTGCCAGAGGGCTTGCCACTGGCTGTCACTATATCATTGGCCTACTCCGTAAAG AAAATGATGAAGGACAATAACCTGGTGCGTCATTTGGATGCATGTGAGACTATGGGCAATGCCACTGCTATTTGCTCAGATAAAACAGGGACCCTCACCACTAACCGGATGACAGTAGTGCAGATTTATGTAGGGGACCAGCTTTTCCCCGACATCCCAAGACCAGACCAGATTAACCCAAAGACACTGGAGCTCATGACCAGTGCTATTGCTGTGAATTGCGCCTACACCTCCAAAATAATG GCTGCAGATAAGGAAGGTGGGCTGCCCAAACAAGTGGGTAATAAGACAGAATGTGCTCTTCTGGGACTCGTGCTGGGCCTGAAGCAGGACTACCAAGCTGTGAGGGAGCAGATCCCAGAAGAGAAGCTCTATAAAGTCTACACCTTTAATTCTGTCAGAAAATCCATGAGCACCGTCCTTCAGATGCCTGACGGAAGCTTCCGCTTATACAGCAAAGGAGCCTCTGAGATCCTGCTGAGGAA GTGCTCATTCATCTTGGGCCGTGACGATGAGGCTCGTGCTTTTAGGGCACGGGACAAAGATGAAATGGTGAAGAAAGTGATTGAACCGATGGCATGCGATGGCCTTCGTACGATATGCATCGCTTACCGGGAGCTCCCAGCTGACCCCATGCCAGATTGGGAGAATGAGACAGACATTGTCTCCAACCTTACCTGCATCACCGTGGTCGGCATTGAAGACCCTGTTCGACCTGAG GTCCCAGAAGCAATCAGGAAGTGTCAACGAGCAGGCATCACTGTGCGTATGGTGACAGGTGACAACATAAACACTGCACGTGCCATTGCTGCCAAATGTGGCATCATCCATCCTGGTGACGACTTCCTGTGTATCGAAGGGAAGGAATTCAACAGGCGAATAAGAAATGAGAAAGGAGAG attgaaCAAGAGCGCATTGACAAAATTTGGCCCAAGCTCAGAGTTCTTGCTCGTTCCTCCcctacagacaaacacacactagTCAAGG GTATCATAGACAGCACCACTGCAGAACAAAGGCAGGTGGTTGCAGTCACCGGTGACGGCACAAATGACGGACCCGCTCTGAAGAAAGCTGATGTGGGGTTTGCAATG GGCATTGCTGGTACAGATGTGGCCAAGGAGGCCTCTGACATCATCCTGACGGACGATAACTTCTCCAGCATAGTAAAGGCTGTGATGTGGGGACGGAATGTGTATGACAGCATCTCCAAATTCTTACAGTTTCAGCTCACAGTGAACGTGGTGGCTGTTATAGTAGCCTTCACTGGTGCCTGCATCACGCAG GATTCACCCCTTAAGGCTGTGCAAATGCTGTGGGTAAATTTGATCATGGACACGTTAGCTTCTCTGGCTCTTGCCACGGAGCCGCCCAACGAAGCATTGCTCCTGAGGAAGCCCTACGGCCGAAACAATCCCCTCATATCCAGAACCATGATGAAGAACATCCTTGGACATGCAGTGTACCAGCTTACCATCATCTTCACCCTGCTCTTCGTAG GTGAGAAGATCTTTGACATAGACAGTGGACGTAATGCTCCACTTCACGCTCCTCCCTCCGAGCATTACACCATCATCTTTAACACCTTTGTCCTCATGCAACTCTTCAATGAGATCAATGCCCGTAAGATCCATGGAGAGAGGAACGTGTTCGATGGAATCTTCTCAAACCCCATCTTCTGTTCAATTGTGCTGGGGACCTTCGCAATACAG ATTGTGATTGTGCAGTTTGGGGGGAAACCCTTCAGCTGTTCCCCCTTAAATGCGGAGCAGTGGCTTTGGTGCCTGTTTGTGGGAATGGGAGAGCTGATCTGGGGACAG GTGATATCATCAGTGTCAACACATCAGCTAAAGTGTCTGAGAGAAGCAGGCCATGGGCCGGCTCCAGACGAGATCATGGATGAGGATCTTGCTGATGATGAGGATGAGATTGACCATGCCGAGAGAGAGCTGAGACGAGGGCAGATCCTGTGGTTCCGAGGACTCAACCGAATTCAGACTCAG atGGAGGTAGTGAGTACCTTCAAGAGAAGTGGTTCGTTTCAGGGTGCAGTGAGACGCCGCTCTTCAGTGCTCAGCCAACTCCATGACGTAACCAATAATTCTACTCCCTCTCACGTAGTTCTCTCCACTGCCAATGCAACTGGTGCCCCCGGGA ATCCGGGTGGTGAAAGCTTTCCGTAG
- the LOC109063570 gene encoding plasma membrane calcium-transporting ATPase 3-like isoform X7 has protein sequence MGDLGNSTVDFHPKKPGMDKEGHEGDFGVTVEELCSLMELRGAEALQKIQENYTDTETLCHRLKTSPADGLSDNPADLEKRRQVFGMNFIPPKKPKTFLQLVWEALQDVTLIILEIAAIISLGLSFYQPPGGEIEACGNVSSGAEDEGEAEAGWIEGAAILLSVFCVVLVTAFNDWSKEKQFRGLQSRIEQEQRFAVVRNGTVIQIPVAEMVVGDIAQIKYGDLLPADGVLIQGNDLKIDESSLTGESDHVSKSIDKDPMLLSGTHVMEGSGKMLVTAVGVNSQTGIIFTLLGAGEVEEEKKDCKKGKQDGTLENNQNKAKKQDEAVAMEMQPLKSAEGGEVEEKEKKKTSVPKKEKSVLQGKLTKLAVQIGKAGLVMSAITVIILMLYFVIETFVIQGRVWLTECTPIYVQYFVKFFIIGVTVLVVAVPEGLPLAVTISLAYSVKKMMKDNNLVRHLDACETMGNATAICSDKTGTLTTNRMTVVQIYVGDQLFPDIPRPDQINPKTLELMTSAIAVNCAYTSKIMAADKEGGLPKQVGNKTECALLGLVLGLKQDYQAVREQIPEEKLYKVYTFNSVRKSMSTVLQMPDGSFRLYSKGASEILLRKCSFILGRDDEARAFRARDKDEMVKKVIEPMACDGLRTICIAYRELPADPMPDWENETDIVSNLTCITVVGIEDPVRPEVPEAIRKCQRAGITVRMVTGDNINTARAIAAKCGIIHPGDDFLCIEGKEFNRRIRNEKGEIEQERIDKIWPKLRVLARSSPTDKHTLVKGIIDSTTAEQRQVVAVTGDGTNDGPALKKADVGFAMGIAGTDVAKEASDIILTDDNFSSIVKAVMWGRNVYDSISKFLQFQLTVNVVAVIVAFTGACITQDSPLKAVQMLWVNLIMDTLASLALATEPPNEALLLRKPYGRNNPLISRTMMKNILGHAVYQLTIIFTLLFVGEKIFDIDSGRNAPLHAPPSEHYTIIFNTFVLMQLFNEINARKIHGERNVFDGIFSNPIFCSIVLGTFAIQIVIVQFGGKPFSCSPLNAEQWLWCLFVGMGELIWGQVISSVSTHQLKCLREAGHGPAPDEIMDEDLADDEDEIDHAERELRRGQILWFRGLNRIQTQMEVVSTFKRSGSFQGAVRRRSSVLSQLHDVTNNSTPSHVVLSTANATGAPGNPGGESFP, from the exons ATGGGGGATCTGGGCAATAGCACGGTAGACTTCCACCCTAAGAAGCCGGGGATGGACAAAGAAGGTCATGAGGGAGATTTCGGGGTGACAGTTGAGGAGTTATGCTCGCTGATGGAACTCAGGGGAGCCGAGGCCCTGCAGAAGATCCAGGAGAACTACACAGATACAGAAACCCTCTGTCACAGACTCAAGACTTCACCTGCAGATG GATTATCAGACAATCCTGCGGACTTGGAGAAACGTCGGCAAGTGTTTGGAATGAACTTCATCCCTCCTAAGAAGCCCAAGACCTTCCTTCAGCTCGTGTGGGAGGCTCTACAGGATGTTACCCTCATAATCCTGGAAATAGCGGCTATTATTTCCCTCGGGCTGTCCTTTTACCAGCCACCAGGAGGGGAAATTGAAG cGTGTGGTAATGTAAGTTCAGGTGCGGAGGACGAGGGAGAGGCAGAGGCGGGCTGGATCGAGGGTGCAGCGATCCTGCTCTCTGTGTTCTGCGTGGTGCTGGTGACAGCGTTTAATGACTGGAGCAAAGAAAAGCAGTTCCGTGGCCTGCAGAGCCGTATCGAGCAGGAGCAACGCTTCGCTGTGGTGCGGAACGGCACGGTCATTCAAATCCCCGTGGCTGAGATGGTGGTGGGGGATATTGCCCAGATCAAATATG GCGACCTCCTGCCTGCGGATGGTGTTCTCATCCAAGGGAACGACCTCAAGATCGATGAAAGCTCCCTCACTGGAGAGTCTGATCACGTAAGCAAATCCATCGACAAGGATCCCATGCTGCTGTCAG GCACTCATGTAATGGAGGGCTCTGGGAAAATGTTGGTGACTGCTGTTGGTGTCAACTCTCAAACGGGCATCATCTTTACCCTCCTGGGGGCCGGAGAGGTGGAGGAAGAGAAGAAAGACTGCAAGAAAG GGAAACAAGACGGCACCCTGGAGAACAAtcaaaataaag CTAAGAAACAGGATGAGGCTGTTGCCATGGAGATGCAGCCTCTGAAGAGTGCAGAAGGTGGGGAAGtggaggaaaaagaaaagaaaaaaactagtGTGCCCAAGAAGGAGAAATCAGTTCTTCAGGGCAAACTCACCAAGCTGGCAGTGCAAATCGGGAAAGCAG GTCTGGTGATGTCCGCCATCACTGTGATTATCCTGATGCTGTACTTCGTGATCGAAACGTTTGTCATTCAGGGACGGGTCTGGTTGACAGAATGCACACCCATTTATGTGCAGTACTTTGTCAAATTCTTCATCATCGGAGTTACAGTTCTGGTGGTGGCTGTGCCAGAGGGCTTGCCACTGGCTGTCACTATATCATTGGCCTACTCCGTAAAG AAAATGATGAAGGACAATAACCTGGTGCGTCATTTGGATGCATGTGAGACTATGGGCAATGCCACTGCTATTTGCTCAGATAAAACAGGGACCCTCACCACTAACCGGATGACAGTAGTGCAGATTTATGTAGGGGACCAGCTTTTCCCCGACATCCCAAGACCAGACCAGATTAACCCAAAGACACTGGAGCTCATGACCAGTGCTATTGCTGTGAATTGCGCCTACACCTCCAAAATAATG GCTGCAGATAAGGAAGGTGGGCTGCCCAAACAAGTGGGTAATAAGACAGAATGTGCTCTTCTGGGACTCGTGCTGGGCCTGAAGCAGGACTACCAAGCTGTGAGGGAGCAGATCCCAGAAGAGAAGCTCTATAAAGTCTACACCTTTAATTCTGTCAGAAAATCCATGAGCACCGTCCTTCAGATGCCTGACGGAAGCTTCCGCTTATACAGCAAAGGAGCCTCTGAGATCCTGCTGAGGAA GTGCTCATTCATCTTGGGCCGTGACGATGAGGCTCGTGCTTTTAGGGCACGGGACAAAGATGAAATGGTGAAGAAAGTGATTGAACCGATGGCATGCGATGGCCTTCGTACGATATGCATCGCTTACCGGGAGCTCCCAGCTGACCCCATGCCAGATTGGGAGAATGAGACAGACATTGTCTCCAACCTTACCTGCATCACCGTGGTCGGCATTGAAGACCCTGTTCGACCTGAG GTCCCAGAAGCAATCAGGAAGTGTCAACGAGCAGGCATCACTGTGCGTATGGTGACAGGTGACAACATAAACACTGCACGTGCCATTGCTGCCAAATGTGGCATCATCCATCCTGGTGACGACTTCCTGTGTATCGAAGGGAAGGAATTCAACAGGCGAATAAGAAATGAGAAAGGAGAG attgaaCAAGAGCGCATTGACAAAATTTGGCCCAAGCTCAGAGTTCTTGCTCGTTCCTCCcctacagacaaacacacactagTCAAGG GTATCATAGACAGCACCACTGCAGAACAAAGGCAGGTGGTTGCAGTCACCGGTGACGGCACAAATGACGGACCCGCTCTGAAGAAAGCTGATGTGGGGTTTGCAATG GGCATTGCTGGTACAGATGTGGCCAAGGAGGCCTCTGACATCATCCTGACGGACGATAACTTCTCCAGCATAGTAAAGGCTGTGATGTGGGGACGGAATGTGTATGACAGCATCTCCAAATTCTTACAGTTTCAGCTCACAGTGAACGTGGTGGCTGTTATAGTAGCCTTCACTGGTGCCTGCATCACGCAG GATTCACCCCTTAAGGCTGTGCAAATGCTGTGGGTAAATTTGATCATGGACACGTTAGCTTCTCTGGCTCTTGCCACGGAGCCGCCCAACGAAGCATTGCTCCTGAGGAAGCCCTACGGCCGAAACAATCCCCTCATATCCAGAACCATGATGAAGAACATCCTTGGACATGCAGTGTACCAGCTTACCATCATCTTCACCCTGCTCTTCGTAG GTGAGAAGATCTTTGACATAGACAGTGGACGTAATGCTCCACTTCACGCTCCTCCCTCCGAGCATTACACCATCATCTTTAACACCTTTGTCCTCATGCAACTCTTCAATGAGATCAATGCCCGTAAGATCCATGGAGAGAGGAACGTGTTCGATGGAATCTTCTCAAACCCCATCTTCTGTTCAATTGTGCTGGGGACCTTCGCAATACAG ATTGTGATTGTGCAGTTTGGGGGGAAACCCTTCAGCTGTTCCCCCTTAAATGCGGAGCAGTGGCTTTGGTGCCTGTTTGTGGGAATGGGAGAGCTGATCTGGGGACAG GTGATATCATCAGTGTCAACACATCAGCTAAAGTGTCTGAGAGAAGCAGGCCATGGGCCGGCTCCAGACGAGATCATGGATGAGGATCTTGCTGATGATGAGGATGAGATTGACCATGCCGAGAGAGAGCTGAGACGAGGGCAGATCCTGTGGTTCCGAGGACTCAACCGAATTCAGACTCAG atGGAGGTAGTGAGTACCTTCAAGAGAAGTGGTTCGTTTCAGGGTGCAGTGAGACGCCGCTCTTCAGTGCTCAGCCAACTCCATGACGTAACCAATAATTCTACTCCCTCTCACGTAGTTCTCTCCACTGCCAATGCAACTGGTGCCCCCGGGA ATCCGGGTGGTGAAAGCTTTCCGTAG
- the LOC109063570 gene encoding plasma membrane calcium-transporting ATPase 3-like isoform X5 → MGDLGNSTVDFHPKKPGMDKEGHEGDFGVTVEELCSLMELRGAEALQKIQENYTDTETLCHRLKTSPADGLSDNPADLEKRRQVFGMNFIPPKKPKTFLQLVWEALQDVTLIILEIAAIISLGLSFYQPPGGEIEACGNVSSGAEDEGEAEAGWIEGAAILLSVFCVVLVTAFNDWSKEKQFRGLQSRIEQEQRFAVVRNGTVIQIPVAEMVVGDIAQIKYGDLLPADGVLIQGNDLKIDESSLTGESDHVSKSIDKDPMLLSGTHVMEGSGKMLVTAVGVNSQTGIIFTLLGAGEVEEEKKDCKKEVSSNSSTLLSSVEAKEHNIINGKQDGTLENNQNKAKKQDEAVAMEMQPLKSAEGGEVEEKEKKKTSVPKKEKSVLQGKLTKLAVQIGKAGLVMSAITVIILMLYFVIETFVIQGRVWLTECTPIYVQYFVKFFIIGVTVLVVAVPEGLPLAVTISLAYSVKKMMKDNNLVRHLDACETMGNATAICSDKTGTLTTNRMTVVQIYVGDQLFPDIPRPDQINPKTLELMTSAIAVNCAYTSKIMAADKEGGLPKQVGNKTECALLGLVLGLKQDYQAVREQIPEEKLYKVYTFNSVRKSMSTVLQMPDGSFRLYSKGASEILLRKCSFILGRDDEARAFRARDKDEMVKKVIEPMACDGLRTICIAYRELPADPMPDWENETDIVSNLTCITVVGIEDPVRPEVPEAIRKCQRAGITVRMVTGDNINTARAIAAKCGIIHPGDDFLCIEGKEFNRRIRNEKGEIEQERIDKIWPKLRVLARSSPTDKHTLVKGIIDSTTAEQRQVVAVTGDGTNDGPALKKADVGFAMGIAGTDVAKEASDIILTDDNFSSIVKAVMWGRNVYDSISKFLQFQLTVNVVAVIVAFTGACITQDSPLKAVQMLWVNLIMDTLASLALATEPPNEALLLRKPYGRNNPLISRTMMKNILGHAVYQLTIIFTLLFVGEKIFDIDSGRNAPLHAPPSEHYTIIFNTFVLMQLFNEINARKIHGERNVFDGIFSNPIFCSIVLGTFAIQIVIVQFGGKPFSCSPLNAEQWLWCLFVGMGELIWGQVISSVSTHQLKCLREAGHGPAPDEIMDEDLADDEDEIDHAERELRRGQILWFRGLNRIQTQMEVVSTFKRSGSFQGAVRRRSSVLSQLHDVTNNSTPSHVVLSTANATGAPGSESLHSVNGTS, encoded by the exons ATGGGGGATCTGGGCAATAGCACGGTAGACTTCCACCCTAAGAAGCCGGGGATGGACAAAGAAGGTCATGAGGGAGATTTCGGGGTGACAGTTGAGGAGTTATGCTCGCTGATGGAACTCAGGGGAGCCGAGGCCCTGCAGAAGATCCAGGAGAACTACACAGATACAGAAACCCTCTGTCACAGACTCAAGACTTCACCTGCAGATG GATTATCAGACAATCCTGCGGACTTGGAGAAACGTCGGCAAGTGTTTGGAATGAACTTCATCCCTCCTAAGAAGCCCAAGACCTTCCTTCAGCTCGTGTGGGAGGCTCTACAGGATGTTACCCTCATAATCCTGGAAATAGCGGCTATTATTTCCCTCGGGCTGTCCTTTTACCAGCCACCAGGAGGGGAAATTGAAG cGTGTGGTAATGTAAGTTCAGGTGCGGAGGACGAGGGAGAGGCAGAGGCGGGCTGGATCGAGGGTGCAGCGATCCTGCTCTCTGTGTTCTGCGTGGTGCTGGTGACAGCGTTTAATGACTGGAGCAAAGAAAAGCAGTTCCGTGGCCTGCAGAGCCGTATCGAGCAGGAGCAACGCTTCGCTGTGGTGCGGAACGGCACGGTCATTCAAATCCCCGTGGCTGAGATGGTGGTGGGGGATATTGCCCAGATCAAATATG GCGACCTCCTGCCTGCGGATGGTGTTCTCATCCAAGGGAACGACCTCAAGATCGATGAAAGCTCCCTCACTGGAGAGTCTGATCACGTAAGCAAATCCATCGACAAGGATCCCATGCTGCTGTCAG GCACTCATGTAATGGAGGGCTCTGGGAAAATGTTGGTGACTGCTGTTGGTGTCAACTCTCAAACGGGCATCATCTTTACCCTCCTGGGGGCCGGAGAGGTGGAGGAAGAGAAGAAAGACTGCAAGAAAG AGGTCAGTAGTAATTCATCCACGCTGTTATCCAGTGTTGAAGCCAAAGAACACAACATCATAAATG GGAAACAAGACGGCACCCTGGAGAACAAtcaaaataaag CTAAGAAACAGGATGAGGCTGTTGCCATGGAGATGCAGCCTCTGAAGAGTGCAGAAGGTGGGGAAGtggaggaaaaagaaaagaaaaaaactagtGTGCCCAAGAAGGAGAAATCAGTTCTTCAGGGCAAACTCACCAAGCTGGCAGTGCAAATCGGGAAAGCAG GTCTGGTGATGTCCGCCATCACTGTGATTATCCTGATGCTGTACTTCGTGATCGAAACGTTTGTCATTCAGGGACGGGTCTGGTTGACAGAATGCACACCCATTTATGTGCAGTACTTTGTCAAATTCTTCATCATCGGAGTTACAGTTCTGGTGGTGGCTGTGCCAGAGGGCTTGCCACTGGCTGTCACTATATCATTGGCCTACTCCGTAAAG AAAATGATGAAGGACAATAACCTGGTGCGTCATTTGGATGCATGTGAGACTATGGGCAATGCCACTGCTATTTGCTCAGATAAAACAGGGACCCTCACCACTAACCGGATGACAGTAGTGCAGATTTATGTAGGGGACCAGCTTTTCCCCGACATCCCAAGACCAGACCAGATTAACCCAAAGACACTGGAGCTCATGACCAGTGCTATTGCTGTGAATTGCGCCTACACCTCCAAAATAATG GCTGCAGATAAGGAAGGTGGGCTGCCCAAACAAGTGGGTAATAAGACAGAATGTGCTCTTCTGGGACTCGTGCTGGGCCTGAAGCAGGACTACCAAGCTGTGAGGGAGCAGATCCCAGAAGAGAAGCTCTATAAAGTCTACACCTTTAATTCTGTCAGAAAATCCATGAGCACCGTCCTTCAGATGCCTGACGGAAGCTTCCGCTTATACAGCAAAGGAGCCTCTGAGATCCTGCTGAGGAA GTGCTCATTCATCTTGGGCCGTGACGATGAGGCTCGTGCTTTTAGGGCACGGGACAAAGATGAAATGGTGAAGAAAGTGATTGAACCGATGGCATGCGATGGCCTTCGTACGATATGCATCGCTTACCGGGAGCTCCCAGCTGACCCCATGCCAGATTGGGAGAATGAGACAGACATTGTCTCCAACCTTACCTGCATCACCGTGGTCGGCATTGAAGACCCTGTTCGACCTGAG GTCCCAGAAGCAATCAGGAAGTGTCAACGAGCAGGCATCACTGTGCGTATGGTGACAGGTGACAACATAAACACTGCACGTGCCATTGCTGCCAAATGTGGCATCATCCATCCTGGTGACGACTTCCTGTGTATCGAAGGGAAGGAATTCAACAGGCGAATAAGAAATGAGAAAGGAGAG attgaaCAAGAGCGCATTGACAAAATTTGGCCCAAGCTCAGAGTTCTTGCTCGTTCCTCCcctacagacaaacacacactagTCAAGG GTATCATAGACAGCACCACTGCAGAACAAAGGCAGGTGGTTGCAGTCACCGGTGACGGCACAAATGACGGACCCGCTCTGAAGAAAGCTGATGTGGGGTTTGCAATG GGCATTGCTGGTACAGATGTGGCCAAGGAGGCCTCTGACATCATCCTGACGGACGATAACTTCTCCAGCATAGTAAAGGCTGTGATGTGGGGACGGAATGTGTATGACAGCATCTCCAAATTCTTACAGTTTCAGCTCACAGTGAACGTGGTGGCTGTTATAGTAGCCTTCACTGGTGCCTGCATCACGCAG GATTCACCCCTTAAGGCTGTGCAAATGCTGTGGGTAAATTTGATCATGGACACGTTAGCTTCTCTGGCTCTTGCCACGGAGCCGCCCAACGAAGCATTGCTCCTGAGGAAGCCCTACGGCCGAAACAATCCCCTCATATCCAGAACCATGATGAAGAACATCCTTGGACATGCAGTGTACCAGCTTACCATCATCTTCACCCTGCTCTTCGTAG GTGAGAAGATCTTTGACATAGACAGTGGACGTAATGCTCCACTTCACGCTCCTCCCTCCGAGCATTACACCATCATCTTTAACACCTTTGTCCTCATGCAACTCTTCAATGAGATCAATGCCCGTAAGATCCATGGAGAGAGGAACGTGTTCGATGGAATCTTCTCAAACCCCATCTTCTGTTCAATTGTGCTGGGGACCTTCGCAATACAG ATTGTGATTGTGCAGTTTGGGGGGAAACCCTTCAGCTGTTCCCCCTTAAATGCGGAGCAGTGGCTTTGGTGCCTGTTTGTGGGAATGGGAGAGCTGATCTGGGGACAG GTGATATCATCAGTGTCAACACATCAGCTAAAGTGTCTGAGAGAAGCAGGCCATGGGCCGGCTCCAGACGAGATCATGGATGAGGATCTTGCTGATGATGAGGATGAGATTGACCATGCCGAGAGAGAGCTGAGACGAGGGCAGATCCTGTGGTTCCGAGGACTCAACCGAATTCAGACTCAG atGGAGGTAGTGAGTACCTTCAAGAGAAGTGGTTCGTTTCAGGGTGCAGTGAGACGCCGCTCTTCAGTGCTCAGCCAACTCCATGACGTAACCAATAATTCTACTCCCTCTCACGTAGTTCTCTCCACTGCCAATGCAACTGGTGCCCCCGGGAGTGAGTCCTTACATTCTGTTAACGGCACCTCGTAG